A part of Candidatus Neomarinimicrobiota bacterium genomic DNA contains:
- the purL gene encoding phosphoribosylformylglycinamidine synthase subunit PurL, which produces MEKIKVTVELALEHGLSEEEFEKVKSILGRTPNYTELGIFSVMWSEHCSYKSSIAELKKLPRDGERILAGAGEENAGLVDIGDGLAIAFKIESHNHPSALEPYQGAATGVGGILRDIFSMGARPIACLNSLRFGSLETARNRYLFEGVVRGIGDYGNCMGIPTVAGEIYFDPSYDGNPLINAMAVGIVKHNDSISALAKGENNSVFILGSSTGRDGIHGATFASVELSEKSEEKRTAVQVGDPFTEKLLLEAVLELTAAKILTGMQDMGAAGIICSTSEMSDKGNVGMNIDLAKVPLREEGMSPYEILLSESQERMLLVVKKGKDKEVIKIADKWGLNCVKIGEVTSDSELKFKMNGKSSAVVPAEPLVLGGGAPVYNRESKKPEYLEKLNTLDLETIKVPENLEEAFFQVLTSPNIASKRWVYRQYDSTVMTNTIIGPGAADAAVIRIKESENKAISLKTDGNGRYTYLNPRMGGMIAVAESARNVVATGAKPLAVTNCLNFGNPEDPEVYWTFKEVVAGMGEACTVLGTPVTGGNVSFYNESPKGAVYPTPVVGMLGLIQDLSHIRQMGLVDEGDFIILLGALQCCIGGSEYLSVVHGKVQGEIPNIDLEYEKKVQDSVLNGIRAGIIKSAHDISDGGLSIALAECCMAGRNNLGANVVINRKLRDDELLFGEMQSAFIITVSESDLMKIEEITAKFQISCEALGRVGGNSLKINSYFDLPISELKKRYESVIPKQMERRLR; this is translated from the coding sequence GTGGAAAAAATAAAAGTTACGGTTGAATTAGCTCTTGAACACGGGTTGTCCGAAGAGGAGTTCGAAAAAGTAAAGAGCATCTTGGGCAGGACTCCCAATTACACAGAATTAGGAATATTTTCTGTGATGTGGAGCGAGCATTGTTCCTATAAATCGTCTATAGCAGAGCTGAAAAAACTGCCGAGAGACGGGGAGCGAATTCTTGCCGGCGCAGGTGAAGAAAACGCCGGATTGGTTGATATTGGGGACGGTCTGGCTATCGCTTTTAAAATTGAAAGCCATAATCATCCTTCGGCTTTAGAACCTTATCAAGGCGCCGCAACAGGTGTGGGAGGTATATTAAGAGATATATTCAGTATGGGCGCCCGACCGATTGCTTGCTTGAATTCACTGAGGTTCGGCTCGCTTGAGACTGCGCGAAACAGATATTTGTTTGAGGGTGTTGTCCGTGGGATAGGGGACTACGGGAATTGCATGGGTATCCCTACTGTAGCCGGGGAAATATATTTCGATCCAAGCTATGACGGAAATCCATTGATCAACGCAATGGCTGTTGGCATAGTGAAGCATAATGATTCCATAAGCGCGTTGGCGAAGGGAGAAAATAACAGCGTGTTTATCCTTGGGTCTTCAACGGGTCGTGACGGAATTCATGGCGCCACATTTGCCTCGGTTGAGCTGTCTGAGAAGTCGGAAGAAAAAAGAACAGCGGTGCAGGTGGGTGATCCATTCACCGAAAAACTCCTTCTCGAAGCCGTGCTGGAATTAACCGCAGCGAAGATACTGACAGGGATGCAGGATATGGGAGCGGCAGGCATTATCTGCTCAACATCCGAGATGTCGGATAAAGGGAACGTGGGAATGAATATTGATCTTGCCAAAGTCCCGCTGCGGGAAGAGGGGATGAGTCCGTATGAAATACTTCTATCGGAATCTCAGGAGAGGATGCTCCTTGTCGTTAAGAAAGGCAAGGATAAAGAAGTCATAAAAATTGCTGACAAGTGGGGACTTAACTGCGTAAAAATTGGTGAAGTAACCAGCGACAGCGAGCTTAAATTCAAAATGAATGGAAAGAGCAGCGCAGTTGTGCCGGCTGAACCGTTGGTCTTAGGGGGGGGAGCGCCGGTATATAATAGGGAAAGCAAAAAACCGGAGTATTTGGAGAAACTCAACACTCTTGACTTGGAAACTATTAAGGTTCCCGAAAATTTGGAAGAAGCGTTTTTTCAGGTTTTGACTTCACCGAATATTGCCAGTAAACGATGGGTGTACCGTCAGTACGATAGTACGGTTATGACCAATACTATTATTGGTCCCGGAGCTGCGGATGCTGCCGTCATCCGCATAAAAGAATCTGAAAATAAGGCTATTTCGCTGAAGACTGACGGCAACGGAAGATACACGTATCTCAACCCGCGAATGGGAGGGATGATAGCGGTTGCGGAGTCAGCACGGAACGTAGTAGCTACGGGAGCAAAGCCGCTGGCTGTGACAAATTGTCTGAATTTCGGAAACCCGGAAGACCCGGAAGTTTACTGGACGTTCAAGGAAGTAGTAGCAGGGATGGGTGAAGCCTGTACTGTCCTGGGTACACCGGTGACCGGCGGTAACGTCAGTTTTTATAACGAAAGTCCGAAGGGAGCTGTATATCCAACGCCTGTAGTAGGAATGCTTGGGCTTATTCAAGACCTATCTCACATACGGCAAATGGGGCTGGTTGATGAGGGAGACTTTATCATTTTGTTAGGCGCTCTTCAATGCTGTATCGGCGGCTCGGAGTACCTTAGCGTTGTTCATGGAAAAGTGCAGGGTGAAATTCCAAATATTGATCTTGAATATGAGAAAAAAGTTCAAGATTCGGTATTAAACGGAATACGGGCAGGTATAATAAAATCAGCGCATGATATTTCAGATGGTGGTTTATCTATTGCGTTGGCTGAGTGCTGCATGGCGGGACGGAACAATCTCGGCGCAAATGTCGTCATAAATAGAAAGCTGAGAGACGACGAGTTGCTGTTTGGAGAGATGCAGTCGGCGTTTATCATTACAGTATCGGAAAGTGATTTGATGAAGATTGAAGAAATAACCGCAAAATTTCAAATCAGCTGCGAGGCTCTTGGCAGAGTCGGCGGAAACAGCCTGAAAATAAACTCATATTTTGATCTGCCCATAAGTGAATTGAAGAAGAGATATGAGTCTGTTATTCCGAAACAAATGGAAAGGAGGTTGAGATGA
- a CDS encoding redoxin domain-containing protein, with the protein MKLKVFGFFISLFVLNPGLAQAQNEHEYTDIKRVDLSEIEDYVIKKVSGRTTSIQKLPNFVLEDTTGKIQDFYQFLKGKNIVLLTFFRADCDNSYYEYPNFEKNYKKFKSKGFDIFSIMEYSNDDYLEEYLMNFSPVFTTTLGTRTKEDEDVRFLTDHYRLRKSLGDSRKWGTPFSFLIKDGDLRNVWYVGGEFNPGDLEKFLEENL; encoded by the coding sequence ATGAAATTAAAAGTATTTGGGTTTTTCATTTCTTTATTTGTTTTAAATCCCGGTTTGGCGCAGGCTCAGAACGAGCATGAGTATACAGATATTAAACGAGTTGACCTCTCTGAAATTGAAGATTACGTGATTAAAAAAGTATCCGGCAGGACCACATCTATTCAGAAATTACCGAATTTCGTATTGGAAGACACAACGGGGAAGATTCAGGATTTTTATCAGTTTTTAAAAGGTAAAAATATTGTGTTGCTTACATTTTTTCGCGCGGATTGCGATAATTCCTATTATGAGTACCCTAATTTTGAAAAGAATTATAAGAAATTTAAGTCAAAAGGATTTGATATATTCTCAATTATGGAATACTCGAACGACGATTATTTAGAAGAGTATTTGATGAACTTCTCGCCTGTGTTCACTACTACTTTAGGCACGCGCACCAAAGAAGATGAAGATGTACGGTTTTTAACCGACCATTACCGCTTACGGAAATCATTGGGTGATTCAAGGAAATGGGGAACGCCGTTCAGTTTCTTGATTAAAGACGGCGACCTTCGGAATGTTTGGTACGTGGGCGGCGAATTCAATCCGGGCGACTTAGAGAAGTTTCTGGAAGAAAACCTTTAG
- a CDS encoding RimK family alpha-L-glutamate ligase — protein MRIGILSKGSRIYSTKRIRDSARERGHTVIVYNPLKCQLNLGQSQHSIYYNGRKIKPPDVLIPRIGASLTNYGISVVRQFQILRSRVLNDSDSISRSRDKMRALQILDFEGIRIPKTVMARNPNQLKRALQLTDGPPVVLKLIEGTQGIGVILSETKESFESTLDTLWNLGQDILIQQFVAESRGRDIRAFVVGDRVVAAMKREAAPEEFRANIHRGGTGKRVVLSKIQEETAIKATKALGLEISGVDFFDIPGEPIIIELNSSPGLQGIEKTTGVDVAAEIIRYAEKSVETSD, from the coding sequence ATGAGAATAGGTATCCTATCAAAGGGAAGTAGAATTTATTCTACAAAGAGAATTCGAGATTCAGCCCGCGAAAGAGGGCACACCGTAATAGTATATAATCCGTTGAAATGCCAACTAAACCTCGGGCAGTCACAGCATTCTATCTATTATAACGGCAGAAAAATTAAGCCGCCCGATGTCTTAATCCCCCGTATTGGCGCCTCATTAACAAACTATGGAATTTCTGTCGTCCGGCAATTTCAGATACTCAGGTCAAGAGTTTTGAATGATTCTGATTCAATCAGCCGCTCGCGTGATAAAATGCGTGCTTTGCAAATATTGGATTTTGAGGGAATCCGTATTCCGAAAACCGTTATGGCGCGAAATCCGAATCAGCTTAAGCGAGCTCTTCAACTTACCGACGGACCGCCCGTAGTGCTTAAGCTTATTGAGGGAACACAAGGCATTGGTGTTATTCTATCCGAAACAAAGGAATCTTTTGAATCAACACTTGATACGCTATGGAACCTTGGGCAGGATATTCTGATACAGCAGTTTGTCGCAGAATCACGGGGGCGTGATATACGCGCTTTTGTTGTGGGTGATAGGGTAGTTGCCGCTATGAAGAGAGAAGCCGCTCCCGAAGAGTTTAGGGCAAACATCCACCGCGGCGGCACCGGAAAGAGAGTGGTTCTCAGTAAAATTCAGGAGGAAACGGCAATAAAAGCAACCAAGGCATTGGGACTTGAAATTTCAGGGGTAGATTTCTTTGATATTCCGGGAGAACCGATTATTATTGAACTGAATTCTTCACCCGGATTACAGGGAATCGAAAAAACTACAGGAGTTGACGTAGCCGCTGAGATTATCAGATACGCCGAAAAATCAGTCGAAACTTCCGACTAA
- a CDS encoding inositol monophosphatase, with translation MSSDHLEIARLAAREGGKVLRKRLGNIGKLEFKSKIDLVTDADRESEEAILTVLSKHFPDIHITSEEIETSHGRRNERWIVDPLDGTTNFVHSLPGFSVSIAYEFDSEITAGVVFDPYHNDEFSAAKGEGAYLNNEQIFVSKVGELSHALVVTGFPYENERILDLVLEGVREMLTNAQGLRRPGAAALDACYTANGRFDIYYEFMLQPWDIAAGSIILQEAGGKISSPFGEPFDVESGNILFTNGLIHEQAVEALLRAKARAEKL, from the coding sequence TTGAGTTCGGACCATCTTGAAATTGCTCGATTAGCCGCGCGTGAAGGTGGTAAAGTTCTTCGAAAACGTCTTGGAAATATTGGGAAACTTGAATTCAAAAGTAAAATTGATCTTGTCACGGATGCTGACAGGGAATCAGAAGAGGCGATTTTAACAGTTTTATCAAAACATTTTCCCGATATTCATATAACTTCTGAGGAAATAGAGACTTCACACGGACGGCGAAATGAGAGATGGATTGTGGATCCGCTTGACGGTACAACTAATTTCGTACATTCGCTTCCCGGATTTAGCGTATCCATCGCGTACGAATTTGATAGTGAGATAACAGCCGGAGTTGTTTTCGACCCGTATCATAATGACGAGTTCAGCGCCGCTAAAGGCGAAGGCGCATATTTAAATAATGAACAAATATTCGTTTCAAAGGTCGGAGAATTGAGTCATGCTCTTGTGGTGACAGGATTTCCATATGAAAATGAAAGAATACTCGACCTGGTTCTGGAAGGAGTTCGGGAAATGCTGACCAATGCGCAAGGTTTGCGCAGACCCGGCGCTGCAGCGCTTGACGCCTGTTATACAGCTAACGGCAGATTCGATATTTATTATGAATTTATGCTCCAACCCTGGGATATTGCGGCTGGTAGTATTATTTTGCAGGAAGCCGGAGGAAAAATAAGTTCCCCGTTTGGTGAACCTTTCGATGTTGAATCAGGTAATATCCTTTTCACTAACGGGTTAATCCACGAACAAGCAGTAGAAGCGCTGTTACGCGCTAAAGCGCGAGCAGAGAAATTATGA